From Tripterygium wilfordii isolate XIE 37 chromosome 16, ASM1340144v1, whole genome shotgun sequence, one genomic window encodes:
- the LOC119980232 gene encoding importin beta-like SAD2: MDIPSLAAILQAALCPNPDERKAAEQSLNQYQYTPQHLVRLLQIIVDNNCDLAVRQFASIHFKNFIGKNWAPHDPDEPQKISQSDKDMVRDHILAFVVQVPPLLRVQLGECLKTIIHADYPEQWPHLLDWVKHNLQDQQIYGALFVLRILARKYEFKSDEERAPVHRIVDETFHNLLNIFNRLVQIVKPSLEVADLIKLICKIFWSSIYLEIPKQLFDPNVFNAWMILFLNVLERPVPQEGQPMDPELRKSWGWWKVKKWTVHILNRLYTRFGDLKLQNPENRAFAQLFQKTYAGKILECHLNLLNVIRVGGYLPDRVINLILQYLSNSISKNSMYSLLQPQLDVLLFEIVFPLMCFNDNDQKLWEEDPHEYVRKGYDIIEDLYSPRTASMDFVSELVRKRVKDNFHKFIQFIVEIFKRYDEAPVEYKPYRQKDGALLAIGALCDKLKQTEPYKSELEPMLVKHVFPEFSSPVGHLRAKAAWVAGQYAHVNFSDPDNFRKAFHSVVSGLRDPELPVRVDSVFALRSFVEACRDLNEIRPILPQLLDEFFKLMDEVENEDLVFTLETIVDKFGEEMAPYALGLCQNLAAAFWRCINTAEADDEVDDPGALAAVGCLRAISTILESVSKLPDLFVQIEPTLLPIMRRTLTTDCQDVFEEVLEIVSYMTFFSPTISLDMWSLWPLMVDALAEWAMDFFPNILVPLDNYISRGTQHFLSCKEPDYQRSLWNTISSVMADKNLDDNDIEPAPKLIEVVFQNCRGQVDQWVEFYLRITVERLRRTEKSYLKCLLIQVIADALYYNAALTLSILHKLGVATEIFSLWFQMLQQLKKSGVRANFKREHDKKVCCLGLTSLLTLPADQLPGEALGRIFNATLDLLVAYKDQVAEAAKEEEAEDDDDMDGFQTDDEDDDDGSDKEMGIDAEDGDEADSIRLQKLAAQAKAFRPNDSDDDHSDDDYSDDEELQSPIDDVDPFIFFVDAVKAMQASDPLRFQTLTQTLDFHHQALANGVAQHAEQRRAEIEKEKMEKASTAAVS, translated from the exons ATGGATATCCCTAGCCTCGCCGCGATACTTCAGGCCGCTCTTTGTCCCAATCCCGATGAACGCAAAGCTGCTGAGCAAAGCCTCAATCAg TATCAGTACACACCGCAGCATCTTGTGAGACTGCTGCAGATAATTGTGGACAATAACTGCGACTTGGCGGTGAGGCAATTTGCTAGTATTCACTTCAAGAACTTCATTGGCAAGAACTGGGCACCTCACGATCCAG ATGAACCACAGAAGATCTCCCAGAGCGACAAAGATATGGTGAGAGATCATATTCTTGCATTTGTTGTGCAAGTTCCTCCTCTTTTGAG GGTACAGCTTGGTGAGTGCCTCAAGACTATTATCCATGCTGATTATCCAGAGCAGTGGCCGCACCTTCTTGACTGGGTGAAGCATAACTTGCAGGATCAACAAATTTATGGAGCTTTGTTTGTGTTGCGGATTCTTGCTAGAAAATACGA GTTCAAATCAGACGAAGAAAGGGCACCAGTTCATCGCATTGTTGATGAGACATTTCATAATCTTCTCAATATATTCAACAGGCTTGTCCAGATTGTAAAACCTTCATTGGAGGTGGCTGATTTGATCAAGCTTATTTGTAAAATATTCTGGTCATCTATATAT tTGGAGATTCCGAAGCAGCTCTTtgatccaaatgttttcaatgctTGGatgattttgttcttaaatGTTTTGGAGAGGCCTGTCCCCCAAGAAGGCCAGCCTATGGATCCTGAGCTCAGGAAATCGTGGGGATGGTGGAAGGTGAAAAAATGGACTGTTCATATTTTAAACAGGCTGTATACTAG GTTTGGAGATTTGAAACTTCAAAATCCAGAAAACAGAGCTTTTGCTCAACTGTTTCAAAAGACTTATGCAGGGAAAATTTTGGAGTGTCACTTGAATTTGTTGAATGTGATCCGTGTTGGTGGATATTTACCTGACAGAGTCATCAACCTTATTCTTCAGTATCTAAGCAACAG TATCTCGAAGAATAGTATGTACAGTTTGCTGCAGCCTCAACTTGATGTTCTGCTGTTTGAGATAGTTTTTCCTCTAATGTGCTTCAATGATAATGATCAGAAGCTCTGGGAAGAAGATCCACACGAGTATGTAAGGAAGGGTTATG ATATTATTGAAGATTTATATAGTCCAAGAACTGCTTCCATGGATTTTGTCAGTGAGTTGGTTAGGAAGCGTGTGAAAGACAACTTTCACAAATTTATTCAGTTCATTGTGGAGATTTTTAAGAG ATATGATGAAGCGCCAGTTGAGTATAAACCCTATCGCCAAAAGGATGGTGCATTGTTGGCTATTGGGGCACTTTGTGATAAACTGAAGCAGACTGAACCCTACAAATCTGAGTTAGAGCCTATGTTAGTGAAGCATGTTTTCCCTGAGTTCAGCAGTCCTGTTGGTCATCTTAGAGCCAAG GCAGCGTGGGTTGCAGGGCAGTATGCTCATGTTAACTTCTCAGATCCAGATAATTTCCGTAAAGCATTTCATAGTGTTGTTTCTGGTTTGCGTGATCCAGAGCTTCCTGTGCGTGTTGATTCAGTTTTTGCGTTGCGATCCTTCGTGGAAGCTTGCAGAG ATTTAAATGAGATACGCCCAATCCTTCCTCAACTACTTGATG AGTTCTTCAAACTTATGGATGAGGTTGAGAACGAGGACCTTGTTTTTACGTTAGAGACTATAGTGGACAAATTCGGGGAGGAGATGGCTCCCTATGCTCTTGGATTATGCCAGAATCTG GCTGCTGCATTTTGGAGGTGTATCAACACTGCTGAAGCAGATGATGAAGTTGACGACCCTGGAGCTTTGGCTGCAGTTGGTTGTTTACGTGCTATAAGCACAATTCTTGAATCAGTCAGCAAACTTCCTGACCTTTTTGTCCAAATTGAGCCAACTTTGCTTCCTATAATGCGCAGGACGCTGACAACTGATTGTCAAG ATGTCTTTGAAGAAGTTTTGGAGATTGTTTCATATATGACATTCTTCTCTCCGACAATATCTCTGGATATGTGGAGTCTTTGGCCTTTGATGGTAGATGCATTGGCAGAATGGGCTATGGACTTCTTTCCAA ATATTCTTGTCCCTTTGGACAACTATATATCCAGGGGAACACAGCATTTTCTCAGTTGCAAGGAACCGGACTACCAACGGAGCCTTTGGAATACGATTTCTTCC GTCATGGCTGACAAAAATTTAGACGACAATGATATTGAGCCTGCTCCTAAGCTCATTGAAGTAGTCTTCCAGAATTGCAGAGGTCAGGTGGATCAATGGGTTGAGTTTTATCTGAGAATCACTGTTGAGCGGTTGCGTCGAACAGAGAAGTCATACTTAAAATGTCTTCTCATACAAGTG atTGCAGATGCTCTTTACTATAATGCAGCTTTGACTCTCAGCATATTACATAAACTTGGTGTTGCCACAGAGATCTTTAGCCTTTGGTTCCAAATGTTGCAACAATTGAAAAAGAGTGGTGTTCGGGCTAATTTTAAAAg GGAACATGATAAGAAAGTTTGCTGCTTGGGGTTGACATCACTACTTACACTCCCTGCCGATCAGTTACCGGGAGAGGCATTGGGCCGCATTTTCAATGCCACTCTTGACCTGCTAGTTGCATACAAGGATCAAGTTGCAG AAGCTGCAAAAGAGGAGGAGGccgaagatgatgatgatatggaTGGCTTCCAaactgatgatgaagatgatgatgatgggtcAGACAAGGAAATGGGAATTGACGCGGAGGATGGCGATGAAGCTGACAGCATTAGGCTTCAAAAACTTGCTGCACAG GCAAAGGCTTTCCGGCCTAATGACTCAGACGATGATCACTCAGACGATGACTACAGTGACGATGAAGAGTTGCAGTCACCTATTGATGACGTGGatcctttcattttttttgtggatgcGGTCAAAG CTATGCAAGCATCAGATCCATTGAGGTTCCAGACCCTTACGCAGACACTTGACTTCCATCACCAGGCGCTTGCAAATGGTGTTGCGCAGCATGCTGAACAGCGCAGAGCAGagattgaaaaggaaaagatggAGAAGGCGTCCACTGCTGCTGTTTCTTAA
- the LOC119981190 gene encoding probable pectinesterase/pectinesterase inhibitor 35, protein MLLCFFSFAMPRAKSCHPISIPMVLIGILCLSPSLVVSNPNPLPLQFSKFSRASTKNGHTTKNPKEIFDHSIQLSFQQAQHAQAIASNLSLSYGKAHETHFLVGDGGGMGDCIELLDDTLDLLSNVISHKNNHLQALDDDDDDVQTWLSAALTNQETCSESLGDDKSMLHKRVIDSMTQNLTKSIANSLELYVSNVKGKDKMLNNPSGGGGGGGRRLLSGGTGDFPAWVSAAERELLEGSIGRIQVHAVVARDGSGTHRTIGEAIVGSLAGEGRTVIQVKAGTYHENIKIPTKQKNVMLIGEGKGITVIVASRSNEEGWTTFQSATVAAMGDGFMARDITIVNSAGPAKHQAVALRVGSDKSVIFRCSIQGYQDTLYTHSKRQFYRETDIYGTVDFIFGNSAVVLQNCNIYPRKPLSGQHNFVTAQGRINANQNTGISIHNSKIVAASDLAATKSRTTFLGRPWKQYSRTVIMQSFIDDSIHPSGWSPWSGSFALKTLYYGEYMNSGPGSGPSGRVGWSHPGMTLTEAQAFTVGGFIAGNLWLPSTGVAFDSGLIG, encoded by the exons ATGCTTCTTTGCTTCTTCTCTTTTGCAATGCCAAGAGCCAAAAGTTGCCACCCAATCTCAATTCCAATGGTTTTGATTGGAATTCTTTGTCTGTCTCCTTCATTAGTAGTTTCCAACCCAAATCCCTTACCACtccaattttcaaaattctcaAGAGCTTCTACCAAAAATGGTCACACCACTAAAAACCCAAAAGAGATTTTTGATCATTCAATCCAATTGAGCTTTCAACAAGCTCAACATGCCCAAGCCATTGCTTCCAATCTAAGCCTCTCTTATGGGAAGGCTCATGAGACCCACTTCTTggttggtgatggtggtggcatGGGTGATTGTATTGAGTTGCTTGATGACACTTTAGACCTACTCTCCAATGTAATTTCCCACAAAAACAACCACCTTCAAGcacttgatgatgatgatgatgatgtccaAACATGGCTTAGTGCTGCCCTTACCAATCAAGAAACATGTAGTGAAAGCCTTGGTGATGATAAATCAATGCTTCACAAGAGGGTTATTGATTCCATGACACAAAATTTGACAAAATCTATTGCCAACTCTTTAGAACTTTATGTGTCAAATGTTAAAGGGAAGGACAAAATGTTGAATAACcctagtggtggtggtggtggtggtggaaggagGTTGTTGTCCGGCGGTACGGGAGATTTTCCGGCGTGGGTGTCGGCGGCCGAACGGGAGCTTCTAGAAGGTTCTATAGGGAGGATTCAAGTTCATGCTGTGGTGGCAAGGGATGGAAGTGGAACACACAGGACAATTGGGGAGGCAATTGTGGGTTCATTGGCGGGAGAGGGTAGAACTGTAATTCAAGTGAAGGCTGGGACTTATCATGAGAATATCAAGATTCCGACAAAGCAAAAGAATGTGATGCTAATTGGTGAAGGCAAGGGCATAACGGTCATTGTCGCCAGTAGAAGTAACGAGGAAGGGTGGACTACTTTCCAGTCTGCTACTGTGG CTGCCATGGGAGATGGATTTATGGCTCGAGACATAACCATTGTCAACAGTGCTGGTCCTGCTAAGCACCAAGCAGTCGCGTTGCGGGTCGGTTCTGATAAATCTGTAATTTTTCGATGCTCCATCCAAGGCTACCAAGACACCCTCTACACTCACTCCAAGCGCCAGTTCTACCGAGAAACCGACATCTACGGCACCGTTGATTTCATTTTCGGAAACTCCGCGGTGGTTTTACAGAACTGTAACATTTACCCTCGGAAGCCTCTGTCCGGACAGCACAACTTCGTGACCGCGCAAGGGCGGATCAATGCGAACCAGAATACGGGAATCTCTATACATAATTCCAAGATCGTAGCAGCGTCGGACCTCGCGGCAACTAAGTCGAGGACGACGTTTCTGGGTCGGCCATGGAAGCAATACTCTAGGACTGTAATCATGCAGTCTTTTATAGATGATTCAATCCACCCTTCAGGATGGTCGCCATGGTCTGGCAGTTTTGCTCTGAAAACACTTTACTATGGCGAGTACATGAATTCGGGTCCTGGTTCCGGACCTTCGGGTAGGGTTGGTTGGAGTCATCCTGGGATGACACTGACAGAAGCCCAGGCGTTTACCGTTGGTGGGTTCATTGCTGGGAATCTTTGGTTGCCATCCACTGGGGTTGCCTTTGATTCAGGCCTCATAGGATGA